The Crassostrea angulata isolate pt1a10 chromosome 1, ASM2561291v2, whole genome shotgun sequence nucleotide sequence ATAATCCATTTACTGATTAATGCAGGTTATTGGAACAGCGGCAGTAGTAAGTGGACACAAGATCAAAGCCCCTCAATCCCCCCAGGGTGGCTGATTAGACTCGTGACAGACGAACATCAAACACACCAATTACAGAAGCATTGACATATCGTCAGAACAGGATGCTAGGCACTCAATTCACAGAACCAGCTTCATCAGAGAACAAACACTTAAGTGTGCTTTATGCTTTATTGAGTTTCATTTTTCTGCAATTAAAATGTGGCAATCAACttttaatatgcaattttgCAGTGTCAATGCACATGATGCATATTGAAgcattattttttcatcagAAGTAAAAGGAGAAGGTAAGTGCCTGTGGAAATTATAAATGACTTTGTGACTATATCAGAGAGTGCCAGAGAAAATGAAGGAACTCGGCGTCACATAAATCAAATAGAATATTCATCAGCATTATACCATTCCTGACagagattgattttttttttttcaaggaaatgaatttctgttaataaaaaaaaagaccccccccccccctaaactTTGAACCAAAAGAAGAGAGGTAATTCCTGCATGTACAAGCATAAAGTAGTAACACTTGAAGCTGTTGCATTACATACTCATAATCTGACCCAGGTCAAACTCTTCAGTTCTTGGCAGAATTACTAAGATTGTACACCTGTTCAACAACATTCCCCACATCTCTCACCTGATTCTAAAATGACTCTCATATACACTCCACATATCTTTCCCAGCAGCATTTTCTCATAAACTTCCGTGGGGGTCTGTCTAAAATTCCAGTATACTACGGACTACAGAAGCACTACAATCGCCTGGAAACCCCATCTCTACATCCGGAGAAACCTTGGATCAGACGCTTACAGAACATTGTATGCCATCACAATAAACAGCAATTAAGGACAGACATTATACTAAAGAACACGGAACGTCCATTGGTATGATTGCCCAGTCATCTGGTCCAGCATTTCTTTGAATGATTACATTCCCACAAAATAACATTTACTAACATCTGACGGAGAACTCGTCCATTGCGTGGCCTGTGGAGTACCTAACGTACCACCGACGTATACTaacatgtattgattttaagTCAAAGCCCTGCGATTTTCTCCACTAAAAACCATCACCAGTGTTCCAATATTCCTTAAAAAACTTGTCTTTTGTTATAAATCAGATCTTGTCAGCCCAGTTGATAGAAGCTGAGGAGAAAATGTTGAAAGGGGAAATAACTGCCATAGCTGTCAGCAATGTGAATAAGTCAAAGGGCAGCAATTACTTTGGCTGAACTCTCCTCTAGATTACTGGTAAAAAGCTACTGAGTGTTCCAAACAGCAGCTTTTAGAAACAGGATATTGAATTTATTAAACTGACAGTTCATTTTGAAACCTTTTGTTAAGATTAAACAGTCATTCTATAAAGCATAAAATAGAAGCAGTGAAACATAATTGTTAATCCATTCCACATTCATTGATTTTGTGACATAACACTCCTATCTGGGAAAGTTTCAGTCGCCAGTAGATAAACTAATTCTACAATAAATTCAATGGATGGTCTGTCATCAtctaaatcaaacagtttaatTGCAAGCCATCGATTCTTGAGACAGAGTACCTTTTTTTAACTCTTGCATTCATGGCTTAATGTCATGatgttcatttaaaaatgtcacgtttgatataaaaatcacTTCCTCCTCCAcctaaaatatcaacaatacaACAAAGACAGAAGATGAATAAGCCGGTCCAATACAGAGTGAACAGCTTTGTTATTAAAGGGTCATCAACAGAATATCAATAACACATAACAGACAGAAGAGGGAAAACTCCAAACAGTGTGAACACTGAATGTTAAGAGTCGTTATCTCCATTGGCCTATTTTGTTACATCAGTATAAATTggtttaattgttaaaaaaatataaattaaaaaaatcattgcaattttgaatttaaaaaaaaaacgtgaatTAAAAACCCCACAAATTGTAATTATTTCTTGATGAAATCTTGGTCAAATCTGGTAATACAGACATACAGGACTGAGGTTCTGTACCATGATGGTCCCTTAAACTTGAACGCATGGTCTTGTATTTTGTGTAGTGACTTTATAGTAGATCTACTGAAAAATTCAGTCTCACAATATCTGTGTTTTtaacaggtcgggtacactaccttatatagatagcattatttaacacgtgacagtatttACGTCAAGCAGATTCTCCAATCCattgaatgagttgcaatgcatgacgctctacaacgtgtttacgattcaacagacgcacgtggtttttgtctgttttattcacaatatttaattgcttgccggaatgtttgtacatcttgatttttactttagaaggtaaaaaaggaaagattacgtaccattaactttgttccatgctcacattgaaaaataccgttgttttagttgatcaattgttgcttcaaaaatgatcagtatcaaacgactgacaaacatacgcatacaagtacaaacagatCTTAATAAGAAAAAGCGCACAATTGTGTTttggtgactttatcattgtgcactagaaataaatacaagtaACTGTACACTTTTAACATACGTGAATAGCCACGGTACTAGAAATGCACACATATACAAACGCAGAAGCGCAAGCTATGCAGCATATAGTATTTTGTccgttaagcattctgatgcatgtccctgaagaaaatatcaatgcGGATTCTAGTATTGTTGTCTCAAATATGGGatatcacgtgaaaaaacggTACTCACTGCTTCTAATTCtataggacgtacctctcttttgaacattgacaatggggtatttaaataggttgatataagtcctcatatgcaatattttttaaatgtgagcatagaaattgaagttcagacataattgtccatattaatttcataaattctgaaaaatcattcaaaatgagtttccaaaggacaattccaaatggtatatattttcaatacgctttgtatacactgaaacttgtagtagcccacaataccttgcaactcattcacttgattggtttgtcgataaaagtaaacaaatgGCTAATTgagtatgcaaatttatgccaacgtcacaaaatatagtggtctcgacctgtttaACCTCTCACACCCAGTGTAAAGCATGTAAATGAAATTACAGAGGAGGGAAAGTAACTCTTACATAACAAAGCAACTCCAATTTCCCAGTTATCTCCCTGTATACAACTGTGCATTCTGTTTATTCCACAAGTGACTGAAGTTAAAATTTTTGGTGAATCCATGGagtttgtatatttttgttaattttgacAGTACACACAATATAAATCCTGACATTCTCTACTAGACGGTAAATGTGAAATTCACTTGTTATGATTGTCATTGACTCAAAAACAGCTATACATATTGTAAATGGATGGGTCAATAACACTTCATCCAACCAAAACAATACCCACAGGGCTTCTATCACCCAGACTGGCCTTACATATTACTTACatctatatatacacatatgtcTACAGAGCAAGGTCAGAAGGGGTCAATGGAGAGGGGCGGGACACAGGGATTACTGGATTACCCAGGGTTCATCCATTTACTGAGCTAGGTGTTCTCTAAGAGGCTGGGGTCAATCTCTTCCTCTCACACAATACACGCTGTCTCCCCCAACCTCCACTACCAATCGCTCACTAAGCCCGAtgtttacattcattttttgGGTTTAACTTGGCAAACTActccaaaaaaatatttgggcagcatttcttacttcacacatCGTGTTTTTCTGCAGATTAAAATTTCAGCGTAGAATGGAGAAGCAGTGGAGCACAATCTTTTCTGTTTTTATGTTAATATCTGAAGGTTACTCCTGAAGTGTAAATCAGGACAGAGCTTTGATCATTAATGAATACATCATCTGTACCAGGTGTGTGAGACAGAATGGTGTTCTCCTGCTGCTACAGACAGAGAGATGCTCTGTGGGAGCCACACCAAATCATTCCCCCATTGTGAGGCTGACATTGAAGTGTATACTCCTTTCTCTCTATACTCTTACAACAAATAAGATTAATAATTGTATTGTTACCACAAAAATGAAGAATTATTCCACTGCACTCAAGCTTCCTGGCCTTATCTGTAGGCATTATATTTGTCTTGTTTACTTGAATTATTGGTCACAAATAAATCATGGATTAGGGTTCCAGAGAATTTATGCATTTTCCCACtaatataaattcaaacaaaacatgtaaaaacaGGACATAGGATGTCATGTACTCTGAAACAAGAGGAAGCAAACTGTAGGATTCCTGTGGAATAAAGGGTTTCTAGGAAGTCACAGATTACATCAtcaactgaaaaaaatacaaaggtttTAATCTGGTTCACTCTTAGTatggaaatattttttgcaCATGAGAATGGGGAAACAGGCTttcaaaaaaaaacaccaaaaaaaaagcaACTAAGTATATTTACTGGGGATTCCATTTCCTGACATACATGATACATTGTACATCCAAAACAATCTAGCTAAGTTACATAGATGTATTTCCTGAAATAGGAAACTATTGTTACAGATACGTGTTTGATTATGGAACAAGAGCAAATATAGCcagaaaaacacaaataaactCATCACAGATGACCCAAATAACTGATCCTCAAGATTTTCAATTTCAGTGTAAAAAGCTCATTAACGTGTAACAGAACTCGCCAGCATCTGTAAGGTTTCATAAGAAGTACAAAAAATCAATGGTTACTTTAATCCCACACCTCTAACAGAGAAAGGTATACAAGGTATACACAAAATAGATAGTGACTGAGGCTATCTCTGGTTCATCTATTGTTGTTGTTCCCAAGGTGTGATGTGTATAAGGGGTGGAGAGAGCGAGGCAAAAGTCATTACTGACATTGAAATCAGAGAGGAATAATATCCTTGAAGAAAATCATATCAGATAAAAGTCCTTAAGTCAAGAGTCTGAGAACTGTGCATAAAGCAATGACTGAATATGATATTGTGAATGGCAACTTGACCTACTCACTCAGCCGATTAGATCTGTAGTACACGTTACCGCTAAGACTATCAAAGAAGAACAAAACTCCCATCCCTTTGAGTTggactttttaagacactacgttgatttgtttatttacacAGGCAAGTTTGTCTCATGTGAATTTAATctgagattttttaaaaagagcaCTTACATGAATTTCATAAGAAACTGAGAAATCATAACAAGTGCATACAATTAATCGTGTTTATAAGACCAAATTcggaataatttattttcacttgaAATTCAAGTCAGGCCAGGTCATTGATGATATTCTTAAATTCTATAAACTTAGtagtacaataaaaaaaacaatcaacatacatgtcttacatgtacatagatatgacacaacaataaaaattgattaatgAGAAGATTAAAGAATATTGTTAAGttgttatgatatatatattctgATTATTTTATCTACAAACTTGTGCTGTGTGTCATTACATATTTGTgctacatgcattttttatgaGGATGTTCTTTTGcatgtgtgtttttatttttagacaaaTTTCCTAATATATGACAAACCATGAGATTGAAacctgtatttttttaaatgtctataagCCAACTGCATTACTTCTAATTATATCTATACAAAGTTAtcaagaaatttttaaattgtctgAGATGGaaatgaatttgttaaaaaaattacaagaagATGAAGTAAAAAGTATCAGATGTTGATATTTGAATATCTACTGACATTATTATCAATTAAGCTTCAGCACTGTTAGATGTGATTTGGTTCACGCAACATTTACAACCCCTTGTTTCCTGTAAtttcataaatatcaaattttaagggATTTAACAATTAAATACAAGTCCAAAACATGCACACAATAGCCATAACCAAATGAATAACTTAAGTATCATTCCATTAATGAGATCATAAGCTTTCAATAATGCATTTAAAGAGTCATTGTCGATCCTTGTTGTGTACATATGAGATTATATGTATAATGGGTCAGAGTGACACAAGTACTCTACTAAACAATGCccatttcaatataaaaaaatgtgtcAAATAACTTCATTACAAGTGTTTCCTTCTCACACAATAATCATCATTTAATAGTAAACAATAACTTTTGTATGGTGACATGTTGAGGGGACTCGAGATGCTGAGGAGAGAGAAATTATCAAGTATGGAAAGGACGGGATGATCACTCTCTCAAGTGACGGAAGTAAACCTACCCTCTATACAGACGACGTGCTCCCGTATCTGCTGCTGTATAAGGTGATCCGGAATTGCATCAATTAGGTCATAAATAGCATAAATTGACGGATGGACACTCTCAAACCTCTGGATTTCCTGTCGGATAGCTAGCGAGTTACTCAAGTAAGGCTGCATCGGGGTCCGAGTATTCATCGTGTAGTAAAGAAAGAATCATCTTGTTTTGGTTAATTTCATGGTTGACTTTGATAGAGGATATGAAGTGGTGTTTTCAGAAAGATATGTTTTAGGAATACACTAAAATGGCTTTTGACACCAAAGCGCATGCGTAGCAGAAAATATAGAGCATGCgtacaataaatttttttgcaTATCCGGTTCACTTCCTGGTATCACACCTCCATCCAACTAAAAGACGGTCTCCCTGTTAATGTGAGTCATTTTATTTGGTGAACAATGATAACTAACATTGGTATGCGTCACTTCGACTCTCTTGTCCAAAACACCATTTAGAAATAATCATACGGGACTGTCGTTACGGCAGACGAATGAAATAGACATGTCATACGTCGTCGTATtcgtaatttatttatttgtaagaaataaatacAGTAAATTAAAGCACTGCTGATAGTTTAAATTTAATCTCTCCGGatttctaaaatcaaaatgaggGGTTTATTGGTCTATTTGATACAGATAATTATAATGGATATTTGTGATGAACGAAAATaatgaagatttattttatcattaaaacagCCCTTATAACGTTATACATATTGtagatatatgtataaatggCCAGACCCGTTTGGTTGCCAGGTCCTGAAAATTTATAGAGCACCTGACTAATATTTAAGAGGGCCTTGGCTCAAATTTCTGTCTAATCTGTCATGTTTCCTCGATTCCCGTCTCATTTGGACCATCCCATAGAATGGAAAGTTTAACTCAAACTAGAGGACAGATCCAGGGATGTTGATCTTAGGGCAAAGATCacataaaggggaaaatgtgcCAGTCAGTTGGATTCCATTGCTTGAGCGAGATAGCTCAGTTGTTATATGTTTTTTCCTGTCCTGTTATACAAAGAAACAGTCTGATTAATCAGTGGTAGATTTTCCTATTCCTACTGGTAATTGTCATGGACTAGATCTGAATAGCTTGGAAATAGAGTTTTCATTTGTTAGGAAAACATCTCTTATTACATTTGTATAATAACTAACCTGAAATTTTTTTACCTTAGCAGCTACCCACTCAGTATCAAGTTTGAAGGACATTTATAAGTAAATAGATTTAATAGATTTTAATTTAGTGTATACTCTAATTTCAGAATCatcatattaaaaatgaatgtcCAGCATGAAGTTGAATTACTCATAGAGGAAATTAAGCGGCTAGGTTCACCTGGTAAGTTTTCTACGTTGAGTACATATATCTGAAGTGGATCTTGACTCCAATCTGTAGATTAATGAACTGACGGTAGAACATAGAGGATATGTGTGAGACTTGCCGGATGTCATTGTCAGATCATTAAAGACAGCTACCGGTACATAAAACATCCAGTCAACCACCGTAATGCATCTATACATTATTATCGTTTGAATGTGATTTATATTTGTATCAACTGTAGGGATGGGTGCTTTTAGCTGAAAGGCTTGtaataaaataacaacaaaaagcaTTGTTTCATATTTTCCTAGTACATAtagtattaaaatttttagtgcTAAAGTACCGTAGTTGACATCACAAAGGTTAATTGTATTTCAATGTATCAATGATTTAAGGGATGTGGAGcacatggctcagtggtcatAGGTGCTAGGCCAGTAACCCAAAGGTTGCGGGGTCAAACTCTCCTATGGTCACTTGATGTTGTATTTTGTGCCCTTAGACAAGGCACTTTATCTACATTATCTCAGTCCACCCAGCTGAAATTGGGTACCAGGAGTGGACTAGTGTCCCATCCAGGGGAAGTCATTGACTTCTCATCTGCTTAGCACCATGGAAGCCGAGTATAAGCACCAGCCTTATGCGCCTTCATGGCTGTGTGAAGGATTTTAATGATTGTAGGAAGTTCAGTATTAGAGGCTAGTGATTTGAAATCTTCAATATGTACTTGCCTATCCCTCCTTTCCTACTGCATGTACATTCATACATGCATTTACTCAACTGAATTTCACGAACAGGCTTGATGGTTGTGGCCATATTTAGATGTATTGATCTCCTTCAAAAGAGAagctttatatctaaatataaGAAATTACCCGGGTTTAGGAAGTAAAATATCtgggttttttctttactaaattatagtttatagcttaacaattcatatcttaaaattttagaatgatctgattgttaatttgttgatGATCCAGTCTCTTTAAGCAACTTGCTTCTATAGAAATACCATAATTATCCACAACTTAGAATTACTGAATTTATCCATGATATCAATGGAGAGTAAATATTCATAACTCTTTCTTTGAAAGATGCTGATGGTAAGGTTAGTGTGACATTTGGAACCCTCTTCAGCGATGACAGATGTGCCAATATTTTCGAGGCTTTGGTGGGAACTCTCCGGGCTGCCAAAAGAAAGAAGGTGGTGACCTACGAAGGGGAGCTACTCCTACAGGGGGTCCATGACAACGTCCCTATCCAGCTCCTGAAGGACTCTGTATGATGCTTAGATAAGCTAGATTTTAGGGAACAATATGAAtaattaattatgttttactTATATTGCTTATGCAATTAAATCAGGggtcaatatacatgtacattgaatttttgaaatattgccTATACAAATTGCAATGTGATATTGTGTCCTTTttctttttgtgttattttctaCTCATATGGTGCAATATATTTTTGGTATATTATTATACACTCTTTAATATCAGAGGAATTTTAAGTCATCTACAAGACAAACTGTTTACATCAATACATGAAATGTACAATTggaataatttaagaaataaaatcgTGTAATAAGCAGTGACCTGTGGAAGCTTTGCTGTGACTGCTAGATTATAggatttttttatgcaaaataaaacTACACTTTGTTTCTGGTTTGTTTTCCTTTCTTAAGAAGTGTAGCTCAACTACATTAACTGTGGGGCAGGTTTAGCCACAGATTCACATAATACATAGGTAATAGGA carries:
- the LOC128163424 gene encoding costars family protein ABRACL-like, which translates into the protein MNVQHEVELLIEEIKRLGSPDADGKVSVTFGTLFSDDRCANIFEALVGTLRAAKRKKVVTYEGELLLQGVHDNVPIQLLKDSV